In a genomic window of Pseudomonas putida:
- a CDS encoding glutathione S-transferase family protein — translation MSLHLIIGDKLLSSWSLRGALALDLTGAPYTEELIKLNQPDTRECLLKHSPTGKVPLLKTGHGTIADSLAIAEYLAEQFPDKGLWPKDTAARAQARSACAQMHSGFFGMRGNMPFDLSHDAPLASVPTEVQVDVERMSALWAECRAAATETGPYLFGRISLADVFFAPIAVRLRTYRVKLSAVDEAYVETIYQWPAFKAWQKAGLEEIER, via the coding sequence ATGAGCCTGCACCTGATCATCGGCGACAAACTGCTTTCCTCCTGGTCCCTGCGCGGCGCCCTGGCTCTTGACCTGACCGGCGCCCCCTATACCGAAGAACTCATCAAACTCAACCAGCCAGACACCCGCGAGTGTCTGCTAAAGCATTCGCCAACCGGCAAAGTCCCGCTGTTGAAAACCGGGCACGGCACCATCGCCGACTCCCTGGCAATTGCCGAATACCTGGCTGAGCAATTTCCCGACAAGGGCCTGTGGCCCAAAGACACGGCTGCCCGCGCCCAGGCGCGTTCGGCCTGTGCGCAGATGCACAGCGGATTCTTTGGCATGCGCGGCAACATGCCGTTCGACCTGAGCCATGACGCGCCGCTGGCGTCGGTTCCGACCGAAGTCCAGGTGGATGTCGAGCGCATGTCAGCCCTGTGGGCCGAATGCCGCGCCGCAGCCACTGAAACCGGTCCGTACCTGTTCGGTCGCATAAGCCTGGCCGACGTGTTCTTCGCACCCATCGCCGTGCGCCTGCGTACCTATCGGGTCAAGTTGTCGGCTGTCGACGAGGCCTATGTTGAAACCATCTACCAATGGCCGGCCTTCAAGGCCTGGCAGAAGGCCGGACTGGAGGAAATCGAGCGGTGA
- the secA gene encoding preprotein translocase subunit SecA — protein sequence MFAPLLKKLFGSKNEREVKRMLKTVQHVNSFEEQMVALSDDQLRAKTDEFKARIAKGETLDKLLPEAFAVAREAGKRVMGMRHFDVQLIGGMTLHEGKIAEMRTGEGKTLVGTLGVYLNALSGKGVHVVTVNDYLARRDANWMRPLYEFLGLTVGVVTPFQPPEEKRAAYAADITYGTNNEFGFDYLRDNMAFSMEEKFQRELNFAVIDEVDSILIDEARTPLIISGQAEDSSKLYMEINKLIPQLELHVEEVEGEVTKAGHYTVDEKTRQVELNEAGHQFVEDALTRLGLLAEGESLYSAHNLSLLTHVYAGLRAHKLFHRNVEYIVQDGQVVLVDEHTGRTMPGRRLSEGLHQAIEAKEHLNIQAESQTLASTTFQNYFRLYEKLSGMTGTADTEAFEFHQIYGLPVIVIPTNKPLARKDYNDLVFLTADEKYAAIVNDIKESMAAGRPVLVGTATIETSEHMSSLLVKEGIEHKVLNAKFHEKEAEIIAQAGRPGALTIATNMAGRGTDILLGGNWEVEVASLEDPTPEQIAQIKADWQKRHQQVLESGGLQVIASERHESRRIDNQLRGRAGRQGDAGSSRFYLSLEDSLMRIFASDRVKNFMKALGMQPGEAIEHRMVTNAIEKAQRKVEGRNFDIRKQLLEFDDVNNEQRKVIYHMRNTLLAADNIGETIADFRQDVLNATVSAHIPPQSLPEQWDVAGLEAAIASDFGVKLPIQQWLDEDDHLYEETLREKLMQELMAAYNEKEDQAGAEALRTFEKQIVLRVLDDLWKDHLSTMDHLRHGIHLRGYAQKNPKQEYKRESFTLFSELLDSIKRDSIRVLSHVQVRREDPAEEEARLRQEAEALAARMQFQHDEAPGLEQPELLGEEVDVALAAAPVRNEQKLGRNELCYCGSGKKFKHCHGQIQ from the coding sequence ATGTTTGCGCCTTTGTTAAAGAAACTTTTTGGAAGCAAGAACGAGCGTGAAGTCAAACGCATGCTCAAGACGGTGCAACACGTCAATTCTTTCGAAGAGCAAATGGTGGCCCTTTCGGACGATCAATTGCGTGCCAAGACGGATGAGTTCAAGGCCCGCATCGCCAAAGGGGAAACCCTCGACAAGCTGCTGCCGGAAGCATTTGCGGTCGCCCGCGAAGCCGGCAAGCGCGTCATGGGTATGCGTCACTTCGATGTCCAGCTGATCGGTGGCATGACCTTGCATGAAGGCAAGATCGCCGAAATGCGTACCGGTGAAGGCAAGACCCTGGTGGGCACACTGGGCGTTTACCTCAACGCGCTGTCCGGCAAGGGCGTGCACGTGGTCACGGTGAACGACTACCTGGCCCGCCGAGATGCCAACTGGATGCGTCCGCTCTACGAATTCCTCGGCCTGACGGTCGGCGTGGTCACGCCGTTCCAGCCGCCGGAAGAAAAGCGCGCCGCCTACGCCGCCGACATCACCTACGGCACCAACAACGAATTCGGTTTCGATTACCTGCGCGACAACATGGCGTTCAGCATGGAAGAAAAATTCCAGCGTGAACTCAATTTTGCCGTGATCGACGAAGTCGACTCCATCCTCATCGACGAAGCCCGTACTCCCCTGATCATTTCCGGTCAGGCCGAGGACAGCTCCAAGCTGTACATGGAGATCAACAAACTGATCCCGCAGCTGGAACTGCACGTCGAAGAAGTGGAAGGCGAAGTCACCAAGGCTGGCCACTACACCGTCGACGAGAAGACCCGCCAGGTCGAACTCAACGAAGCCGGTCACCAGTTCGTCGAAGACGCGCTGACCCGCCTGGGCCTGCTGGCTGAAGGCGAGAGCCTGTACTCGGCACACAACCTGAGCCTGCTGACCCACGTTTACGCCGGCCTGCGTGCGCACAAGCTGTTCCACCGCAACGTGGAATACATCGTGCAGGACGGTCAGGTTGTCCTGGTCGACGAACACACTGGCCGTACCATGCCGGGCCGTCGTCTGTCCGAAGGCCTGCACCAGGCCATCGAAGCCAAGGAACACCTGAACATCCAGGCCGAAAGCCAGACCCTGGCATCGACCACCTTCCAGAACTACTTCCGTCTGTACGAAAAACTGTCCGGCATGACCGGTACGGCCGACACCGAAGCGTTCGAATTCCATCAGATCTACGGCCTGCCGGTCATCGTCATCCCGACCAACAAGCCGCTGGCCCGCAAGGACTACAACGACCTGGTGTTCCTGACCGCCGACGAGAAATACGCGGCCATCGTCAACGACATCAAGGAAAGCATGGCCGCCGGCCGTCCGGTGCTGGTGGGTACTGCCACCATCGAAACTTCCGAGCACATGTCCAGCCTGCTGGTGAAGGAAGGCATCGAGCACAAGGTCCTGAACGCCAAGTTCCACGAAAAGGAAGCCGAGATCATTGCCCAGGCCGGTCGCCCGGGTGCGCTGACCATCGCTACCAACATGGCCGGTCGTGGTACCGACATCCTGTTGGGTGGTAACTGGGAAGTGGAAGTCGCTTCGCTGGAAGACCCGACCCCTGAGCAGATCGCGCAGATCAAGGCCGACTGGCAGAAACGTCACCAGCAAGTGCTCGAGTCGGGCGGTTTGCAGGTGATCGCCTCCGAGCGTCATGAATCCCGTCGTATCGACAACCAGTTGCGTGGTCGCGCCGGCCGTCAGGGCGACGCCGGTTCCAGCCGTTTCTACCTGTCGCTGGAAGACAGCCTGATGCGTATCTTCGCCTCTGACCGGGTAAAGAACTTCATGAAGGCCCTCGGCATGCAGCCGGGCGAAGCGATTGAGCACCGCATGGTGACCAACGCCATCGAAAAGGCGCAGCGCAAGGTTGAAGGCCGCAACTTCGACATTCGTAAGCAACTGCTCGAGTTCGACGACGTCAACAACGAACAGCGTAAAGTGATCTATCACATGCGTAACACGTTGCTGGCTGCCGACAATATCGGTGAAACCATCGCCGACTTCCGTCAGGACGTGCTCAACGCGACCGTCAGCGCACACATTCCGCCGCAATCGCTGCCTGAGCAGTGGGACGTGGCTGGTCTGGAAGCCGCGATTGCCAGCGACTTCGGCGTGAAGCTGCCGATCCAGCAATGGCTTGACGAAGACGACCACCTTTACGAAGAAACCCTGCGTGAGAAGCTGATGCAGGAGCTGATGGCTGCGTACAACGAGAAAGAAGATCAGGCGGGTGCCGAAGCGCTGCGCACCTTCGAGAAACAAATCGTTCTGCGCGTCCTGGACGACCTGTGGAAAGACCACCTGTCGACCATGGACCATCTGCGTCACGGTATCCACCTGCGTGGCTATGCCCAGAAGAACCCGAAGCAGGAATACAAGCGCGAGTCGTTCACGCTGTTCTCCGAGCTGCTGGATTCGATCAAGCGCGACTCGATCCGCGTGTTGTCCCACGTTCAGGTGCGCCGCGAAGATCCGGCCGAAGAAGAAGCCCGTCTGCGTCAGGAAGCCGAAGCACTGGCAGCGCGCATGCAGTTCCAACACGACGAGGCCCCGGGCCTCGAGCAGCCGGAGCTGCTTGGTGAAGAGGTCGATGTGGCCCTCGCTGCCGCACCGGTTCGCAACGAGCAGAAGCTGGGCCGCAACGAGTTGTGCTACTGCGGTTCGGGCAAGAAGTTCAAGCATTGCCACGGGCAGATCCAGTAA
- a CDS encoding DUF721 domain-containing protein, with product MAFRPLTARAPAVLLREAKPLKAILGHAQRLGHLQRLLDSQLQPAAREHCHVASFREGSLLLIVTDGHWATRLRYQQKRLQRQLQMFDEFSSLTRILFKVQPPTVHRGAAGHTIDLSVDAAATIQATADGISDPNLRAALERLAAHARPKP from the coding sequence ATGGCATTTCGCCCTCTTACGGCCAGAGCACCCGCCGTCCTGCTACGCGAAGCCAAGCCGCTCAAGGCCATACTCGGTCATGCCCAACGCCTGGGTCATCTGCAACGGCTGCTCGACAGCCAACTGCAACCCGCCGCCCGCGAACATTGCCATGTGGCGTCGTTTCGCGAAGGAAGTTTGTTGTTGATCGTCACCGATGGCCATTGGGCCACCCGCCTGCGTTACCAGCAAAAACGCCTGCAACGGCAATTGCAGATGTTCGATGAGTTTTCCAGCCTCACGAGAATCCTGTTCAAGGTCCAGCCACCCACCGTTCATCGAGGTGCGGCCGGGCATACCATCGATTTGTCCGTGGATGCGGCGGCGACCATCCAGGCGACGGCCGATGGCATCAGTGATCCGAACCTGCGGGCGGCACTGGAGCGATTGGCGGCGCATGCCAGGCCCAAACCCTGA
- a CDS encoding Nudix family hydrolase, which yields MKRVHVAAAVIRDDSGKILIARRADTQHQGGLWEFPGGKVEADESVETALARELQEELGIVVNAARPLIKVHHDYPDKQVLLDVWEVSAFTGEPHGAEGQPLAWVTARELSGYEFPEANRPIVAAARLPEQYLITPEDLEAPALLRGIQKAIAGGIKLIQLRAPNGYDPKYRDLAVDAAGLCAGKAQLMIKGPFEWLGDFPSAGWHITSAQLRKYAAAGRPLPASRWLAASCHNAEELALAEEMGVDFVTLSPVQPTLTHPGAQPLGWEQASTLIQGFSRPVFLLGGVGPAEVQKAWAAGAQGVAGIRAFWPEA from the coding sequence GTGAAACGCGTACATGTAGCCGCTGCCGTCATCCGTGACGACAGCGGCAAAATCCTCATCGCCCGCCGTGCCGACACACAGCACCAGGGCGGGTTGTGGGAGTTTCCTGGTGGCAAGGTCGAGGCTGATGAATCGGTGGAAACCGCACTGGCCCGCGAGCTGCAGGAAGAACTGGGCATCGTGGTCAATGCGGCCCGCCCGTTGATCAAGGTCCACCACGATTATCCGGACAAGCAGGTGTTGCTGGATGTCTGGGAAGTCTCGGCATTTACCGGCGAGCCACACGGTGCGGAAGGCCAGCCACTGGCGTGGGTCACGGCGCGTGAGTTGTCGGGTTACGAGTTCCCCGAGGCGAACCGGCCAATTGTCGCTGCTGCGCGGTTGCCCGAGCAGTACCTGATCACTCCGGAAGATCTGGAAGCGCCGGCCCTGCTACGGGGGATTCAGAAAGCCATCGCGGGCGGTATCAAGTTGATCCAGCTGCGCGCGCCAAACGGTTACGACCCGAAATACCGCGATCTGGCGGTCGATGCCGCCGGCCTGTGTGCTGGCAAGGCGCAGTTGATGATCAAGGGGCCGTTCGAGTGGCTGGGAGATTTCCCCTCCGCCGGCTGGCACATCACCTCGGCGCAGTTGCGCAAATACGCAGCTGCCGGTCGGCCACTGCCTGCATCGCGCTGGTTGGCGGCCTCCTGCCATAACGCCGAGGAACTGGCGCTGGCCGAGGAGATGGGGGTGGACTTCGTGACCTTGTCACCGGTGCAGCCGACGTTGACGCATCCGGGGGCGCAGCCGTTGGGTTGGGAGCAGGCTTCGACCCTGATCCAGGGCTTCAGCAGGCCGGTGTTTCTGCTCGGTGGAGTTGGCCCGGCGGAAGTACAGAAGGCCTGGGCGGCGGGTGCCCAGGGTGTGGCGGGGATTCGGGCGTTCTGGCCTGAGGCCTAA
- a CDS encoding cob(I)yrinic acid a,c-diamide adenosyltransferase — MGFRLSKIYTRTGDKGETGLGDGRRVPKDHPRIEAIGEVDSLNSQVGVLLAGLAAASNEHPGLKEVIEVLAPCQHRLFDLGGELAMPEYQALNSAEIERLEAAIDVWNEELGPLENFILPGGSALIAQAHVCRSLARAAERRCQHLNALEPLAGVGLAYINRLSDLLFVMARVIARRQGVAEILWQPAAKPEV, encoded by the coding sequence ATGGGCTTTCGCTTGTCGAAGATTTACACCCGTACCGGCGACAAGGGCGAAACCGGCCTGGGCGACGGCCGCCGCGTCCCCAAGGATCACCCGCGGATCGAGGCCATTGGCGAAGTCGATTCATTGAACAGTCAGGTGGGCGTGCTGCTGGCCGGGCTGGCCGCAGCAAGCAACGAACATCCGGGGCTCAAGGAAGTGATCGAGGTATTGGCGCCCTGCCAGCACCGGTTGTTCGACCTCGGTGGCGAACTGGCAATGCCGGAATATCAGGCGTTGAACAGCGCAGAAATCGAGCGTCTGGAAGCGGCGATCGATGTGTGGAATGAAGAGTTGGGGCCGTTGGAGAACTTCATCCTGCCGGGCGGGTCAGCGTTGATCGCCCAGGCTCACGTGTGCAGAAGCCTGGCCCGTGCCGCCGAGCGTCGCTGCCAGCATTTGAATGCGCTTGAGCCACTGGCCGGGGTGGGGCTGGCGTACATCAATCGGTTATCAGATTTGCTGTTTGTGATGGCTAGGGTGATTGCGCGGCGTCAGGGAGTTGCGGAGATTTTGTGGCAGCCGGCGGCGAAGCCTGAGGTTTGA
- a CDS encoding YajQ family cyclic di-GMP-binding protein, with the protein MPSFDVVSELDKHEVTNAVENAVKELDRRYDLKGKGSFEFKEKELTVNLTAEADFQLEAMIEILKLALVKRKIDVQCLEVKDAFASGKLMKQEAVLKEGIDKELAKKIVAHIKDAKLKVQAAIQGEQVRVTGKKRDDLQEAIAALRGKEFGMPLQFNNFRD; encoded by the coding sequence ATGCCGTCGTTCGACGTGGTATCCGAACTGGACAAACACGAAGTCACCAATGCGGTCGAGAACGCCGTCAAGGAACTCGATCGTCGTTATGACCTGAAAGGCAAGGGCAGCTTCGAGTTCAAGGAAAAGGAACTGACCGTAAACCTGACTGCTGAAGCGGATTTCCAGCTCGAGGCGATGATTGAGATCCTCAAGCTGGCTTTGGTCAAGCGCAAAATCGATGTGCAATGCCTTGAGGTCAAGGACGCTTTTGCCTCGGGCAAGCTGATGAAGCAGGAAGCCGTCCTCAAGGAAGGCATCGACAAAGAGCTGGCGAAGAAGATTGTCGCGCATATCAAGGACGCCAAGCTCAAGGTCCAGGCCGCCATTCAGGGTGAGCAGGTTCGAGTAACCGGCAAGAAGCGCGATGACTTGCAAGAGGCGATCGCGGCACTGCGTGGCAAGGAATTCGGCATGCCGCTGCAGTTCAACAACTTCCGCGACTGA
- the argJ gene encoding bifunctional glutamate N-acetyltransferase/amino-acid acetyltransferase ArgJ, producing the protein MAVGLGPLPTLHPVAGFELGIASAGIKRPGRKDVVVMRCVEGSTVAGVFTLNAFCAAPVILAKQRVQGPVRYLLTNTGNANAGTGEPGLAAAERTCAKLAELTGVDASQVLPYSTGVIGEPLPVEKIEGALQAALDDLSVNNWEAAATGIMTTDTLPKGASRQFQHDGVTVTVTGISKGAGMIRPNMATMLGYIATDAKVSREVLQNLMLDGANKSFNRITIDGDTSTNDCCMLIATGQAALPEITRAEGELFAKLKQAVFEVCMDVAQAIVRDGEGATKFVTVEVNGGGNHQECLDVGYTVAHSPLIKTALFASDPNWGRILAAVGRAGVPNLDVSKIDVFLGEVCIASRGARAATYTEAQGAAVMQQEEITIRIELGRGDCSETIWTTDLSHEYVKINAEYRT; encoded by the coding sequence ATGGCTGTTGGTCTTGGTCCTTTGCCAACGTTGCACCCGGTTGCCGGTTTTGAACTCGGTATCGCATCGGCCGGTATCAAGCGCCCGGGGCGCAAGGATGTCGTGGTCATGCGCTGCGTCGAAGGCTCGACCGTCGCGGGCGTGTTCACCCTGAACGCTTTTTGCGCGGCCCCGGTGATCCTGGCCAAGCAACGTGTGCAAGGCCCGGTGCGTTACCTGCTGACCAACACCGGCAATGCCAACGCGGGTACCGGTGAACCGGGCCTGGCCGCCGCCGAGCGCACCTGCGCCAAGCTGGCGGAACTGACCGGAGTCGACGCCAGCCAGGTGCTGCCGTACTCCACCGGTGTGATCGGCGAGCCGCTTCCGGTCGAGAAGATCGAAGGTGCGTTGCAAGCGGCCCTCGACGACCTGTCGGTTAACAACTGGGAAGCTGCCGCCACCGGCATCATGACCACCGATACTCTGCCCAAGGGCGCCAGCCGCCAGTTCCAGCACGATGGCGTCACCGTCACCGTGACCGGCATCAGCAAAGGCGCGGGCATGATTCGCCCGAACATGGCGACCATGCTCGGCTACATCGCCACCGACGCCAAAGTCTCCCGTGAAGTGCTGCAAAACCTGATGCTGGACGGCGCCAACAAGTCGTTCAACCGCATCACCATCGACGGCGACACCTCGACCAACGACTGCTGCATGCTGATCGCGACCGGTCAGGCGGCATTGCCGGAAATCACCCGCGCCGAAGGCGAGCTGTTCGCCAAACTCAAGCAGGCGGTGTTCGAAGTGTGCATGGACGTGGCCCAGGCCATCGTTCGCGACGGTGAAGGCGCAACCAAGTTCGTGACTGTTGAAGTCAACGGTGGCGGCAATCATCAGGAATGCCTGGACGTCGGTTACACCGTTGCCCACTCGCCGCTGATCAAGACCGCACTGTTCGCTTCCGATCCGAACTGGGGCCGTATCCTGGCCGCCGTTGGCCGTGCCGGCGTACCGAACCTGGACGTGAGCAAGATCGACGTGTTCCTCGGCGAAGTGTGCATCGCCAGCCGTGGCGCGCGTGCTGCCACCTACACCGAAGCCCAGGGCGCTGCGGTGATGCAGCAGGAAGAGATCACCATCCGTATCGAGCTGGGACGCGGCGATTGCAGCGAAACCATCTGGACGACCGATCTGTCCCACGAGTACGTGAAGATCAACGCCGAGTATCGTACGTAA
- a CDS encoding putative 2-dehydropantoate 2-reductase translates to MATTWHVLGAGSLGTLWATRLARAGIPVRLIVRDTTRLQAYEAAGGLTLVEHDKEQCYPVPAETADSQEPIQRLLVACKAYDAERAVAQVASRLAPGAELILLQNGLGSQDAVAAQVPQARCIFASSTEGAFRDGDWRVVFAGHGFTWLGDAGHPVAPIWLDDLDDAGIPHEWSTEILTRLWRKLALNCAINPLTVLHDCRNGGLQEHHCEVATLCGELTELLERCGQPAAAENLQQEVERVIHATAANYSSMHQDVNNRRRTEISYLLGHACKVAARHQLNLPHLNQLESRLIARLHSLGLPSD, encoded by the coding sequence ATGGCCACCACCTGGCATGTCCTGGGCGCCGGCAGTCTCGGCACATTGTGGGCCACACGCCTGGCCCGGGCCGGGATACCGGTTCGGCTGATCGTACGCGATACCACCCGCTTGCAGGCCTATGAAGCAGCTGGCGGACTGACCCTAGTCGAACACGACAAGGAACAGTGCTATCCGGTACCCGCCGAAACGGCCGACAGCCAAGAGCCTATCCAGCGCCTGCTGGTCGCTTGCAAAGCCTACGACGCCGAGCGTGCCGTGGCGCAAGTGGCATCGCGCCTGGCGCCCGGCGCCGAACTGATTCTGCTGCAGAACGGCTTGGGCAGCCAGGACGCCGTGGCGGCGCAGGTTCCACAGGCGCGCTGCATCTTTGCCTCCAGCACCGAAGGCGCCTTCCGTGATGGCGACTGGCGCGTGGTTTTCGCCGGCCACGGATTCACCTGGCTCGGGGATGCAGGCCATCCCGTGGCACCGATCTGGCTGGACGACCTGGATGACGCCGGTATTCCCCACGAATGGAGTACCGAAATCCTCACTCGGCTGTGGCGCAAACTGGCGCTCAACTGCGCCATCAATCCCTTGACGGTGCTGCACGACTGTCGCAACGGCGGGTTGCAGGAACATCACTGCGAAGTCGCCACCCTCTGTGGCGAACTGACCGAACTGCTTGAGCGATGCGGCCAGCCTGCCGCCGCCGAGAACCTGCAACAGGAAGTCGAACGAGTGATCCACGCCACCGCCGCCAACTATTCATCCATGCACCAGGACGTGAATAACCGGCGCCGGACGGAAATCAGCTATCTGCTCGGGCACGCCTGCAAAGTCGCCGCACGCCACCAGTTGAACCTGCCACACCTCAATCAGCTTGAATCACGGCTGATCGCTCGCCTGCACAGCCTTGGATTGCCCAGCGACTGA
- a CDS encoding sensor histidine kinase produces MPLRQRLENLPVGQKLLAALLVLLTTVLLVANLTFISAAYYISQESMAPQALQTIGRLVSNPSLISEALASPQSAQRLLDELNSYSPLRAAALYDGKGERLAQLQHGDHLNLPEHYRHIESWQATEFRSNQVITLPRPGAASGHLLLVASSELPMAFYTGTLTASLGILIFSVLLWLVIARQIKRLITRPIHQLEELSRQVTREENYSLRASRGNHDEIGSLAEAFNTMLSRIEAREQQLKRARDDSQAAYDQAQGLAEETRHTNRKLELEVQVRSKIEKKLTGFQNYLNSIIDSMPSALIALDEQLYVTQWNQEASALSGTRLDEALNQPIFLAFEPLKPFLPQLKQTVEQHTVAKIERVTWVKDDDARHYALTFYPLMGGAGRGVVIRIDDITQRLSLEEMMVQSEKMLSVGGLAAGMAHEINNPLGAILHNVQNIRRRLSPELPKNLEQAEQIGVELSTVNDYLQAREVPQLLDGIQQAGARAAKIVTHMLSFSRRSTRQMAPCDLPALIDQAVEIAGNDFDLTIGFDFKGQAIIRQFDPALGPVPGTANELEQVLLNLLKNAAQAIHLREDDREPGRIILRTRLNPPWAEIQVEDNGIGMSESVRKRTFEPFFTTKEIGQGTGLGLSVSYFIITNNHKGQMEVQSTLGQGTCFTLRLPLAGTPVVSQELNQLSR; encoded by the coding sequence ATGCCATTGCGCCAGCGCCTTGAAAACCTCCCGGTCGGCCAGAAACTGCTGGCCGCCCTGTTGGTGCTGTTGACCACCGTCCTGCTGGTCGCCAACCTGACTTTTATCAGCGCCGCCTATTACATCTCCCAGGAAAGCATGGCGCCCCAGGCCCTGCAAACCATTGGCCGGCTGGTGTCCAACCCCAGCCTGATCTCTGAAGCCCTGGCCTCACCACAAAGCGCACAACGCCTGCTCGACGAACTCAACAGCTATTCCCCCCTGCGTGCCGCCGCCCTGTATGACGGCAAGGGCGAACGCCTGGCGCAGCTGCAACATGGCGATCATCTGAACCTGCCTGAACACTATCGACATATCGAATCCTGGCAAGCCACCGAATTTCGCAGCAATCAAGTCATCACCCTACCCCGCCCGGGTGCCGCCTCCGGACACCTGCTACTGGTGGCCAGCAGCGAACTGCCGATGGCGTTCTATACCGGGACCCTGACCGCCAGTCTCGGCATCCTGATCTTCAGTGTGCTGCTGTGGCTGGTGATCGCCCGCCAGATCAAACGCCTGATTACCCGGCCGATCCATCAACTCGAAGAGCTTTCACGGCAAGTGACCCGTGAAGAGAACTATTCCCTTCGCGCCTCCCGCGGCAACCATGACGAAATCGGCAGCCTCGCCGAAGCCTTCAACACCATGCTCTCGCGAATAGAGGCGCGGGAGCAGCAGCTCAAACGGGCGCGGGATGACTCCCAGGCCGCCTACGACCAGGCTCAGGGACTGGCGGAAGAAACCCGGCACACCAACCGCAAGCTGGAGCTCGAAGTCCAAGTGCGCAGCAAGATCGAGAAGAAGCTCACCGGATTCCAGAACTACCTCAACAGCATCATCGACTCCATGCCGTCGGCGCTGATCGCTCTCGATGAACAACTCTACGTGACGCAATGGAACCAGGAAGCCAGCGCCCTTTCCGGCACTCGCCTGGACGAAGCGCTGAACCAGCCGATCTTCCTTGCGTTCGAGCCGCTCAAGCCTTTTCTTCCGCAGCTCAAGCAAACCGTCGAGCAACACACAGTCGCCAAGATCGAACGCGTCACCTGGGTCAAGGACGATGACGCCCGGCATTACGCCCTGACCTTCTATCCGCTGATGGGTGGGGCGGGACGCGGCGTGGTGATCCGTATCGACGACATCACCCAGCGTCTGTCGCTGGAGGAAATGATGGTGCAGTCGGAGAAAATGCTCTCCGTCGGCGGCCTCGCAGCTGGGATGGCCCACGAGATCAACAACCCGCTGGGCGCCATTCTGCACAACGTGCAAAACATTCGCCGGCGCCTGTCTCCGGAACTGCCGAAGAACCTCGAACAGGCCGAACAGATCGGCGTCGAGCTGTCCACGGTCAACGACTACCTGCAAGCGCGAGAGGTGCCACAGCTGCTCGATGGCATCCAGCAGGCCGGCGCCCGTGCCGCGAAGATCGTCACCCACATGCTCAGTTTCAGTCGCCGCAGCACCCGGCAAATGGCCCCTTGCGACCTGCCGGCGCTGATCGATCAAGCCGTGGAAATCGCCGGTAATGACTTCGACCTGACCATCGGTTTCGACTTCAAGGGCCAAGCCATCATTCGCCAGTTCGACCCCGCGTTGGGTCCGGTGCCCGGCACCGCCAACGAACTGGAACAGGTGCTGCTCAACCTGCTGAAAAATGCCGCCCAGGCCATTCACCTGCGTGAAGACGACCGCGAGCCGGGGCGGATCATTCTGCGCACGCGGCTCAACCCGCCCTGGGCAGAAATTCAGGTGGAGGACAACGGCATCGGCATGAGCGAAAGCGTGCGCAAGCGTACGTTCGAGCCATTTTTCACCACCAAGGAAATCGGTCAGGGCACAGGCCTGGGCTTGTCGGTGTCGTACTTCATCATCACCAACAACCACAAGGGACAGATGGAAGTGCAATCGACCCTGGGCCAAGGCACCTGTTTCACCTTGCGCCTGCCCCTGGCCGGCACTCCGGTGGTCTCTCAGGAACTCAATCAGTTATCGAGGTAA